The Streptomyces sp. NBC_00162 genome window below encodes:
- the deoC gene encoding deoxyribose-phosphate aldolase — protein sequence MPTTLTAFADVTTSDSALRRFLHGLPGVDAVGLEARAAALGTRSIKTTAKAYAIDLAISMIDLTTLEGADTPGKVRALSAKAVNPDPTDRTTPMTAAVCVYPDMVATAKAALNGADVKVASVATAFPAGRAALPVKLADTRDAVAAGADEIDMVIDRGAFLAGRYLDTYELIKAIKEACVRPDGSAARLKVIFETGELSTYDNIRRASWIGMLAGADFIKTSTGKVGVNATPANTLLMLEAVRDFKAQTGIQIGVKPAGGIRTTKDAIKFLVLVNETVGEDWLSNHWFRFGASSLLNDLLMQRQKLSTGRYSGPDYVTVD from the coding sequence ATGCCCACCACCCTCACCGCATTCGCTGACGTGACGACGTCCGACAGTGCGCTGCGCCGCTTCCTGCACGGGCTGCCCGGCGTCGACGCAGTCGGACTGGAGGCCCGCGCGGCCGCCCTCGGCACCCGCTCGATCAAGACGACGGCCAAGGCGTACGCCATCGATCTGGCCATCTCGATGATCGACCTGACGACGCTGGAAGGCGCGGACACCCCGGGCAAGGTCCGGGCGCTCTCCGCCAAGGCCGTCAACCCCGATCCGACCGACCGTACGACGCCGATGACCGCCGCGGTCTGCGTGTACCCCGACATGGTGGCCACCGCGAAGGCCGCCCTCAACGGCGCCGACGTCAAGGTGGCCTCCGTCGCGACCGCCTTCCCGGCCGGCCGCGCCGCGCTGCCCGTCAAGCTCGCCGACACCCGTGACGCCGTCGCCGCCGGCGCCGACGAGATCGACATGGTCATCGACCGTGGCGCCTTCCTCGCCGGCCGCTACCTCGACACGTACGAGCTGATCAAGGCCATCAAGGAGGCCTGCGTCCGCCCCGACGGCAGCGCGGCCCGCCTCAAGGTCATCTTCGAGACCGGCGAGCTGTCGACGTACGACAACATCCGCCGCGCCTCCTGGATCGGCATGCTCGCGGGCGCCGACTTCATCAAGACGTCGACCGGCAAGGTGGGCGTCAACGCCACCCCGGCCAACACGCTGCTCATGCTCGAAGCCGTCCGCGACTTCAAGGCGCAGACTGGAATCCAGATCGGCGTGAAGCCGGCCGGCGGCATCCGGACCACCAAGGACGCGATCAAGTTCCTGGTCCTGGTCAACGAGACCGTGGGCGAGGACTGGCTGAGCAACCACTGGTTCCGCTTCGGCGCCTCCAGCCTGCTCAACGACCTGTTGATGCAGCGCCAGAAGCTGAGCA
- a CDS encoding class F sortase, producing the protein MAHRAADRAARRAARPLLAAVFLAAALTGCGTAATATPPADAAPPAAPPAVTPTAAPAAPASATPLPASAPVRVRIPAAGVDASPLLTLGLAADGTVEVPSVADGDKIGWYGKGVTPGETGPAVLIGHFDTVRGPAVLKDVSRVRAGDEITVSRADGSTAVFRVRELEQVDKKRFPTDKVYGDTARPELRVITCGGRITDGHRPDNIILYADLVG; encoded by the coding sequence ATGGCCCACCGCGCCGCCGACCGCGCCGCCCGCCGCGCCGCCCGTCCGCTGCTCGCCGCCGTCTTCCTCGCCGCCGCCCTGACCGGCTGCGGCACCGCCGCCACCGCCACCCCGCCCGCGGACGCGGCACCGCCCGCCGCCCCGCCCGCCGTCACCCCCACGGCCGCCCCCGCGGCCCCGGCATCGGCCACCCCGCTGCCCGCCTCCGCGCCCGTACGCGTACGGATCCCCGCGGCCGGGGTGGACGCCTCGCCGCTGCTGACGCTGGGGCTGGCCGCCGACGGCACGGTCGAGGTGCCCTCCGTGGCCGACGGGGACAAGATCGGCTGGTACGGCAAGGGCGTCACCCCCGGCGAGACCGGCCCCGCGGTGCTGATCGGCCACTTCGACACCGTCCGCGGCCCGGCCGTGCTCAAGGACGTCTCACGCGTCCGCGCCGGCGACGAGATCACGGTCTCCCGGGCGGACGGGAGCACCGCCGTCTTCCGCGTCCGCGAGCTGGAGCAGGTCGACAAGAAGCGGTTCCCCACCGACAAGGTCTACGGGGACACCGCGCGTCCGGAGCTTCGCGTCATCACGTGCGGCGGCCGGATCACCGACGGCCACCGGCCCGACAACATCATTCTGTACGCCGATCTCGTGGGGTGA
- a CDS encoding PH domain-containing protein translates to MSSQHQPTDEPVYDDRVYRSSMAVVTGVLLLALTAWLCGDAVVRGSGNTPWIALALALFAVPLVVAFTIRPAVFANEDRMRVRNPFRVIELPWAAVDAVRAGYSAEVLAEGSKYQLWSVPVSLRERKKASRQQLSRRSGLTGRGMSAADAEKPAAPAGPQRAGADKVVDELRELAERGASRAGAQGSVRVQWSYEIIAPAVAGAVLLIVLLATG, encoded by the coding sequence ATGAGCAGCCAGCACCAGCCGACCGACGAGCCCGTCTACGACGACCGGGTCTACCGCTCCTCCATGGCCGTGGTCACCGGGGTGCTGCTGCTCGCGCTGACCGCGTGGCTCTGCGGGGACGCCGTGGTGCGCGGCTCCGGGAACACCCCGTGGATCGCCCTCGCGCTGGCGCTGTTCGCCGTACCGCTCGTCGTGGCCTTCACGATCCGCCCCGCCGTCTTCGCGAATGAGGACCGGATGCGCGTGCGGAACCCCTTCCGGGTCATCGAGCTGCCCTGGGCGGCCGTGGACGCGGTGCGCGCCGGGTACTCGGCGGAGGTGCTGGCCGAGGGCTCGAAGTACCAGCTCTGGTCCGTCCCCGTCTCCCTGCGGGAGCGGAAGAAGGCGAGCCGGCAGCAGCTCAGCCGCCGCAGCGGGCTCACCGGCCGGGGCATGTCCGCCGCGGACGCCGAGAAGCCGGCCGCACCGGCCGGACCGCAGCGGGCCGGGGCCGACAAGGTCGTGGACGAACTGCGGGAGCTGGCCGAGCGCGGCGCCTCGCGGGCCGGCGCCCAGGGCAGCGTGCGCGTGCAGTGGTCGTACGAGATCATCGCGCCCGCCGTGGCCGGCGCGGTGCTGCTGATCGTGCTCCTCGCCACGGGCTGA
- a CDS encoding VanZ family protein, with translation MQRHEAGGSAATAIHLRFRLLGGALLAAHLLVVGLLTLRPLDVPWAAAANLTPLEGIRADLAYGPLEGARRIGEGLALLAPLGVLLPLVSGRLAPSALSAWSSLARTAAAGALISVCIEMLQTAVPGQVVDVDSVLLNTVGVLLAHAAVVPALRARLRRSRSAYQGPTPRITRVGLGPWTEVLSAVPREY, from the coding sequence GTGCAGCGTCATGAGGCCGGCGGCAGCGCCGCCACCGCCATTCATCTCCGGTTCCGGCTCCTGGGCGGCGCCCTGCTGGCCGCCCATCTCCTCGTCGTCGGCTTGCTGACGCTGCGACCACTGGACGTGCCCTGGGCCGCGGCCGCGAACCTGACCCCGCTGGAGGGGATCAGGGCGGACCTCGCCTACGGGCCGCTGGAGGGCGCCCGCCGGATCGGCGAGGGACTGGCGCTGCTGGCCCCGCTCGGGGTGCTGCTGCCGCTGGTCAGCGGACGGCTCGCGCCGTCGGCGCTGTCCGCGTGGTCCTCGCTGGCCCGGACCGCGGCGGCCGGCGCGCTGATCTCGGTGTGCATCGAGATGCTCCAGACCGCCGTGCCGGGCCAGGTGGTCGATGTGGACTCGGTCCTGCTGAACACCGTCGGCGTGCTGCTCGCCCACGCGGCCGTCGTACCGGCGCTACGGGCCCGGCTGCGGCGCTCACGCAGCGCTTATCAGGGACCCACCCCGAGAATTACCAGGGTCGGGCTCGGTCCGTGGACCGAGGTTCTTTCGGCGGTTCCCCGCGAGTATTGA
- a CDS encoding PspC domain-containing protein translates to MSALVRPRDGRWIGGVCAGLARRFGISANTMRVIFVVSCLLPGPQFLIYLALWLLLPNEKSASTAW, encoded by the coding sequence ATGAGCGCCCTTGTCCGCCCCCGTGACGGTCGATGGATCGGCGGCGTCTGCGCCGGACTGGCCCGGCGTTTCGGAATATCCGCCAACACGATGCGCGTCATATTCGTCGTCTCGTGCCTGCTGCCCGGCCCGCAGTTCCTGATCTACCTGGCGCTGTGGCTGCTCCTGCCGAACGAGAAGTCCGCCTCCACCGCCTGGTAG
- a CDS encoding adenosine deaminase → MTSETPNLPTPDQIRRSPKVLLHDHLDGGLRPGTIIELAREAGYESLPETDADKLGIWFREAADSGSLPRYLETFAHTCAVMQTKEALFRVAAECAEDLAEDGVVYAEIRYAPEQHLEAGLTLEEVVEAVNDGFREGERRAKANGHRIRIGALLTAMRHAARALEIAELANRYRDNGVVGFDIAGAEAGFPPTRHLDAFEYLKRENNHFTIHAGEAFGLPSIWQALQWCGADRLGHGVKIIDDIEVAADGSVTLGRLASYVRDKRIPLEMCPTSNLQTAAAASYAEHPIGLLRKLHFRLTVNTDNRLMSGTSMSREFEHLVDTFGYTLEDMQWFTVNAMKSAFIPFDERLAMINEVIKPGYAELKSEWLFQQTASTSGSVSA, encoded by the coding sequence ATGACGAGCGAGACCCCCAACCTGCCGACCCCGGATCAGATCCGCCGCTCCCCGAAGGTGCTCCTGCACGATCACCTCGACGGTGGACTGCGCCCCGGGACCATCATCGAGCTGGCCCGCGAGGCCGGCTACGAGAGCCTCCCCGAGACCGACGCCGACAAGCTCGGCATCTGGTTCCGGGAAGCCGCCGACTCCGGCTCCCTCCCGCGCTACCTGGAGACCTTCGCGCACACCTGCGCGGTCATGCAGACGAAGGAGGCCCTCTTCCGGGTCGCCGCCGAGTGCGCCGAGGACCTGGCCGAGGACGGCGTCGTGTACGCCGAGATCCGCTACGCCCCCGAGCAGCACCTGGAAGCCGGCCTGACCCTCGAAGAGGTCGTCGAGGCCGTGAACGACGGCTTCCGCGAGGGCGAGCGGCGTGCGAAGGCCAACGGCCACCGCATCCGCATCGGCGCCCTGCTGACCGCGATGCGGCACGCCGCCCGCGCGCTGGAGATCGCGGAGCTGGCCAACCGCTACCGCGACAACGGCGTGGTCGGCTTCGACATCGCCGGTGCCGAGGCCGGGTTCCCTCCCACCCGCCACCTCGACGCCTTCGAGTACCTCAAGCGCGAGAACAACCACTTCACGATCCACGCGGGCGAGGCCTTCGGCCTGCCGTCGATCTGGCAGGCCCTGCAGTGGTGCGGCGCCGACCGCCTCGGTCACGGCGTGAAGATCATCGACGACATCGAGGTCGCCGCCGACGGCTCGGTGACGCTGGGCCGCCTGGCCTCGTACGTCCGGGACAAGCGCATCCCCCTGGAGATGTGCCCGACGTCGAACCTCCAGACGGCCGCGGCCGCCTCGTACGCCGAGCACCCGATCGGCCTGCTGCGGAAGCTGCACTTCAGGCTCACGGTCAACACCGACAACCGCCTGATGAGCGGCACCAGCATGAGCCGCGAGTTCGAGCACCTGGTGGACACCTTCGGCTACACGCTGGAGGACATGCAGTGGTTCACCGTCAATGCGATGAAGTCCGCGTTCATTCCTTTCGATGAACGACTGGCCATGATCAACGAGGTCATCAAGCCTGGTTATGCGGAGCTGAAGTCGGAGTGGCTGTTCCAGCAGACTGCTTCCACCAGCGGTTCTGTCTCGGCTTAG